CGGGAATAGGCTAAGGATTCCGTCCCTTCGCCGGCATGACCCGGATCAGGTTCTAAGGGTTCGGCGGCAGCCATCTCAGTTCCGGAAACCGGAACACCCCTCGGACCAAGACGGAACATGCCTTGCCCGGAAGAAAAAGGCAAGCCGTCAACCAGCAACTTTTAAAGGACTGGGCCATACCCTCATAAACGAGCCCGCAATGGCCCTGCAAACGGTGATGGGATGTCAGGAATACTGCGAAAAGCGGACTTTCTGCCCGGTCAAGCAACCTGACGACACGGGGTGAAGCCATTTTGCCGCCAAACCGGCTTCATTTATGGGTCCGTACCTAGCCCGCTTGCCACGCGGTAAAGGCCCGTTCCACGGCATCCGAGCCATCGGCGCCCTTTTCCAGGGTCAGAATGCCGCGCTTGCCGTTCTCGTAGAGCATCGGGATATCGATCCACCCGCGTTCCCTTAGAAGGTTCAGGTTGCGCAACTGCTCGTTCGGAAGGTTCGACAGGGCAATCCAGAAAAAGCCCGGCTGCACCTTGACGGACGCACCGATCAAGGCATCGCCGCGCGCTTCCTCGGTCGGTTTCATGACCAGGCCGGGAACATTCACGACGTCGCCGGCAGCAAAGCTTTCCGGGAAATCATACTTGATTTCCACCAGATGACTCGCCGGAAGCGAGGTATCTTCATTCGGCTTGATGCGAATGTCGACTTTCACATCGCGCTCCGGAATGTCGATCGATGCGGTCAGAATCGATTGCTGCTGGCCGTCAAGGCCGGTCTCCTCGGCAACGCCCCAGACGACGGCACCTTGAGAAGCGGTTCCTGCCCCGCCGGCGTCTTCGCCTTCCTCATAGAGGATAGAGCGCTGTGCTCCATCGCCCGCAGGGGCCGCCGAAGTCGGCGCCGTAGCAGCCTGCTGCTGCGTGTCGACAGCGGCCACATCGCTCTGCTGGTCGGCCTGCGGTGCCTCGGTTCCCTGTCCGGCAGGCACTGTGGCCTCGGGCTGTACCGGCACGGGTTGGACAAGCGCAGGAACCTCCGGGCTTCCTGCGGTAATCGCAGGTTCGGCCGGAGCAGGCGCAGGCTCGTTGGTTTGCGGATTGATCGTCGTTGTCGTCACTGTTCGCGCATCGGGCGCAATCACTTCTTCATCGCCGCCATCAAGCAGGCGATCGGTGTTTTTGGTGCCCGCATCCGGGTCCGCCTCCGCGACCGGAGCCGGTTCGGATGTCGACACGCCGGTCTGGGATGCATCCGATGATTGCGTTTCGTTTGTACCGGCCTCTTCGCGATTGATCGAAATCAGATTATCGAGCGGGAGAAAGAAATAGGCACCGGCACCCAGCAGGACGGCCAGTGCGATGATCGCCAGCGAGATCGGTACGGCGCGGCTGGAAGACGAACCACCCTTTAGGGCGTCGGACGCGCGCGGACGCTCGCGCTTCGGGCGCGTCCTGGGCTCCGCCTCTCCATCCCGCTCGTCCGCATAAATCGGCGGCTCGTCGGAAGCCGAAACGTCGCCCGTGTTGTCGGGCACCACCTGATCTGCGGGCGCTTCATCCGCAAAAACCGGCTCTTGGCGCGGCTCGGGAGCCAGCGGCGCAGCAGATGCTTCCGTCGTCTCGACAGCTTCCTTGGCGTTCTGGACTGCCTGATTGGCTGCAGAACCGAGGGATTCGGCTTCCGACAACGTGTCTTTCAACGGAGAGGGGATGTCATCCGCATCAGCACCGTCGGCCACGTGTTCCGGCACATGTTCGGGCACGCCGGCTGCCGGCTCTGACTGGACCTCGGGTTCAGCTTCCACGGGTGCAGACGGCTCAGTGGCTTCCGGTTCCGCCTCGACCGGCGCGTTCTCGGGCGTTTCGGCAGGCGGCGGCGCTGCGGGCGCGGCGGCAACGGCAGCTGGTGTCAGACCAAGGCTTTCGCGTGCCGCTTCCGCCTCGACTTTCCGGATCGCCTCTTCAAGCCGCAATTGCTCTGCCGTGATCTCGGATGGAGACAGCGGCGGTTCGTAGGCCTTCAACTGGTTGACGATGGCGTTGCGTGCGCGGCTGTAGACACTCCGGCGCGCGGCACCGTTGCTTTCGGGCAAAGACGCGATAGTTTTCTTCAGTATTGAATAGTAATCAGCCATCTTCCTGCCTACCGGCCACGTGCATGAATCATTTCCGCCAGCCCAATCACTTCAGGCTTATAGCAAGTTTTTGAAGACCGGTGCCAATTCTTCATACTTGCATGAACTGAAAACCATGCTCGGCTTTATTCTATCACAGTCTAAAGGACGCATTTCGACGACGCGTCCGAGCACTCGTTTATTGCGAATGGTGATTCGCAGTTTTGTCGCAGCCAAATGATATTGACCGCGTTCAACCTCAGATCTCAATCCTGGAAAGGATTCTGCACAAGAATTGTGTCATCTCTTTCCGGGCTGGTGGACAACAAGGCGACCGGTGCACCGATCAGTTCCTCAACGTGACGAACATACTTGATGGCCTGCGCCGGCAGCTCCCCCCATGTCCGGGCACCTTCCGTGGATTCGTTCCAGCCGGGCAGCGTTTCGTAGATCGGAATGACCCGTTCCTGGGCGCCTTGCGACGCCGGCAGATAGTCGATCCGTTCGCCGTCCAGTTCGTAGCCGATACAGATCTTGATCTCTTCAAGGCCGTCGAGAACATCCAGCTTTGTCAGGGCGATCCCGTTGATGCCGGAGGTGCAAACTGTCTGGCGCACCAGAACGGCATCGAACCAGCCGCAGCGGCGGCGCCGGCCTGTCACGGTTCCAAATTCATGGCCGCGGGTGCCGAGAAACTCTCCGACCTCGTTTTCCTGCTCCGTCGGGAAAGGCCCTTCGCCCACGCGCGTCGTGTACGCCTTGGTGATCCCGAGGACGAAATCGACGGAACCAGGCCCGAGCCCGCAACCGGTTGCCGCCTGGCCTGCAACCGTGTTCGAAGACGTCACGAACGGGTAGGTGCCATGATCGATGTCGAGAAGCGCGCCCTGCGCTCCTTCGAAGAGGATCCGCTTGCCTTTGCGGCGCAGGTCGTCGAGCAGGTACCAGACCTTGTCCATATAGGGCAGCACCTTGTCCGCGACGCTCGCCAGTTCGTCATAGATCGCCTGGGCCGAAACTTCGTCCTGGCCAAGTCCGCGGCGAAGCGCGTTGTGGTGGGTCAGCAGGCGGTCGATCTTTGCCGGCAGCGTGGTCAGGTTCTTCAGGTCCATTAGCCGAATCGCCCGGCGGCCGACCTTGTCTTCGTAAGCCGGACCGATGCCGCGCTTTGTCGTGCCGATCCGGGTGCCGGTGTTCGAGTTTTCGCGCAGCGCATCCAGTTCCCTGTGGAGCGACAGAATGAGTGTCGCGTTTTCCGCAACGCGCAGGGTCTCGGGCGTCACGACAACACCCTGTCCGGCCAGCCGTTCCACCTCCTCGGCAAGGGCGTGTGGATCGAGCACGACGCCGTTGCCGATAACCGAAAGCTTCCCGGGACGTGCGACGCCTGACGGCAACAGGGAAAGTTTGTAGCTGACCCCATCGATGACGAGCGTATGCCCGGCATTGTGACCGCCCTGGAACCTCACGATGACATCAGCTTGCTCCGACAGCCAGTCGACAATCTTGCCTTTGCCTTCATCACCCCATTGCGAACCGACAACAACCACATTCGCCATCTAATCTTTGCTCTCCTGAAAGCAGATCTGCACCCCCGGAGCCTGTCCGGTGTGCCAACACAACAAGCCCCGGCAACCAGGCCGGGGCAAACGGCGCGGACTATAGACAGGTTTGTACGAGCATGCGAGTCCGCGCGCGCAGTTTATGTCGCGCCGGAATGTATTTAGGGTCAGGACCGATTAATTTGGATGAATGTGTCCTGACCCTAGGACTGCTTATAAACGCATCTTTGGCGTTATTTGGGCGCAGAGCCGTTTTCATCGGACTTTTCACCCCGCGCCAGCCGGTTCATCATCGGCGATGTTCTCAGCAGCCAGACAAAACGGCGCCTCTGATCGGCCGGAACCGCCTCACGGCTGAACATGCGGACAATGATGAAAAGAACCAGCATGAGATGCAGCGTTGCCGTATAGACGAAAAAGGATGCCGGACCGAAAGCGCCCATCAGCAGGGAAGCCACGAAGGGTCCGATCATCGCCCCGGTGCCGAATGCGAGCATGATCCCGGCGGCCACGTCGATGAACTGACCGGGTTTTGCGTGATCGTTGCCGTGCGCAGCCGAGAGCGAATAGAGCGGCAGCGCAAATCCGCCGAACAGAAAGACGCCGATGAACAACTCGGTCTGCGTCACCGACCGCGCGATGAAGAGGCAAGCTGCACCGGCGCCCACCGTGAAGGCGATCAGAACGAACCTTCGGTCGACCCGGTCCGAAATCCATCCGGCCGGATACTGGAAAACAGCGCCTGCAAAAACCCAGATCGCAATAAAGGCCGCAACGGTCTCCAGCCCCAGACCGATACTCTCCGCGTAGATCGGTCCGATCATCCGGAAGGCACCATTCGTGAGGCCAATGGTGAAAATGCCCACAATCGCGACCGGGGAAACCTGCCAAAGCATCAGCGGATTGACGAGCCTCGCGGGCGGCGCCGGCGGATTGCCGCCGCGGGCAAGCGAAATCGGTACGACGGCGAAACAGAACAGAACGGCAAGAACCATCAGAATGTCGGAGCCGGATGCGCCGAACACCGGCAGGATGAACTGTCCGCCCATGACCGCGCCCAGATCGACGATCCGGTAGATCGAGAGAATGCGTCCGCGCGAGGTATTGGAGGCAATCGAATTGAGCCAGCTTTCCAGAACCATGGCCGTCCCGCAGAAAGCAGCACCGCTGACGAACCGTGCGAGCATCCACGGCCATCCGGCCGGTGCGAAGGCAAGTGCGAGAACCGCGATCGCGCTGATGGAGGCAAGCGCGGCGAAGACCCGGATGTGGCCTGCCCTGGCAATCAGGAACGGAGCGAGCAGAACGCCGGAAATGAGCCCGGCGAAGTAGAGCGAGCCCAGTAGACCGATGCTCGTGTCCGGAAGCCCCTCGACACGTGCGCGCACGGCGATCATCGTCATGGACAAGCCGTTGGCTCCGAGCAGGCAGGCCGCCGCGATCAGCAACGGATACAGCCGCCCGGCCTGTGTCGGGGTCTCGGAGGATTGATCGGTCTGCGTCATGGGAAAGTTGGTTCCTGAAGCTGCCGGGACCGGCAGAAGACATCCAACTACATTGCCGAACTGAGACCGTTGCGCAAGCCGCTCCGCCGGGATCGGCTCGTTTTTCGGGTGTCTGCCGGCGCACCGTCGTGATAACCGGAGTGCAGTTCAACCGGGAATGATGAATCACATGTCACTTCGAAACTGGATCATGCTGGCGGTGCTGGGCGCCATTTGGGGTGGCTCCTTCCTGTTTGCGAAGGTCGCCGTTGCTGAAATTCCGCCATTCGTTCTCGTGTTCCTGCGCGTGTCCAGCGCCTGTGCTGTCCTGCTCGTCGTCCTCTGGCATCAGAACCTGCTCGGACAGTTGAAGCCCCGCCTGGCCTTGCCGTTCCTGCTCATGGGCCTTCTCAACAATGCCATACCTTTTTCACTGCTGTTTCTCGGCCAGACGGAAATCGGTGCGGGGCTTGCCTCGATCCTGAACGCGACGACCCCCATTTTCACCGTGATCGCCGCCGGGTTGCTGACCGGGCAGGAAAGCCTGCCGCTGAACAAGATCGCCGGCGTCCTGCTCGGCGTCGCCGGCGTCGCGATCATGCTGTCGAGCAGCCTGTCCGGTGTTGCGAATGATCCCGTCTGGGCACAGTTGAGCTGTCTCGGCGCTGCCGTCTCCTATGCCTGCGCGGCCACATACGCGCGCCGCTTCAAGGGCGTCCGCCCTCAGGTTTCGGCAACCGGTCAGTTGCTCGGATCGAGCCTGATCATGTTGCCGGTCGCGCTGTATTTTGGAACAGGCTGGAGCATTGCCGATACGAGCATGACGGCCTGGGGCAATGTTGCTGCCCTCGGCATCCTTGCGACCGCGCTTGCCTACCTGATCTATTTCCAGCTCCTGGCCGATGCCGGTGCCACCAACGCCTCGCTCGTGACGCTGATCGTCCCGGCCAGCGCGTTGCTGTTCGGATGGCTGCTCCTGGGAGAAAACCTCAGTGTGCTCCAGTTGGCCGGCTTCGCGGTCCTTCTGGTCGGTCTTGTCGCGCTGGACGGAAGGGTGTTCCGCCGGCCGAAACCGGCAACGGCCGGTGGCGAACGGACCTGACGCATCCCGCGCGCGCCACTTGTTTCTCCCCCGGCATCGCCCGCAGGAAACCCATGAGGGACAAGACCCTTTCCGGGCCTTGTCGATGACACCATCTATGGGCGCGCGAACTGGCTAAAACCGGAGGTCTTTTACCTGTTTGACATGGGAGACCGCTTCCAGCCGCTTCATGACCGCGGTATCGACCTTTCCATCCACTTCCACGAGACAGATCGCATCGGCCCCCGGGGCCTGCCTGCCGAGATTGAAGGTCGCGATGTTGACACCGCTGTCACCCAGTTCCATGCCCAGCTGCCCGATGAAGCCCGGCTTGTCCTCGTTGGTGATATAAAGCATGTGCTCGCCGAGTTCTGCTTCCATGTTGATGCCCTTCACCTGGATGATGCGCGGCTTTCCGTCGGCAAAGACAGTCCCGGCGACAGAGCGCTCCTGCCGTTCGGTGATGACCGTCAGGCGGATGTAGGTCTCGTAGGCGCCCTGCTTGTCACGGCGGATTTCTTCAACCTTGATACCACGGTCCTTTGCCAGGATCGGCGCTGAAACCATGTTCACCGTCTGCAGCAGCGGCGTCAGAAGACCGGTGATGGCAGCAGCTGTCAGGGCCTGGACGTTCATCTCTCCGACGGCACCCGCATATTCGATCTTGAC
This region of uncultured Roseibium sp. genomic DNA includes:
- a CDS encoding adenylosuccinate synthase, with the protein product MANVVVVGSQWGDEGKGKIVDWLSEQADVIVRFQGGHNAGHTLVIDGVSYKLSLLPSGVARPGKLSVIGNGVVLDPHALAEEVERLAGQGVVVTPETLRVAENATLILSLHRELDALRENSNTGTRIGTTKRGIGPAYEDKVGRRAIRLMDLKNLTTLPAKIDRLLTHHNALRRGLGQDEVSAQAIYDELASVADKVLPYMDKVWYLLDDLRRKGKRILFEGAQGALLDIDHGTYPFVTSSNTVAGQAATGCGLGPGSVDFVLGITKAYTTRVGEGPFPTEQENEVGEFLGTRGHEFGTVTGRRRRCGWFDAVLVRQTVCTSGINGIALTKLDVLDGLEEIKICIGYELDGERIDYLPASQGAQERVIPIYETLPGWNESTEGARTWGELPAQAIKYVRHVEELIGAPVALLSTSPERDDTILVQNPFQD
- a CDS encoding DMT family transporter, translating into MSLRNWIMLAVLGAIWGGSFLFAKVAVAEIPPFVLVFLRVSSACAVLLVVLWHQNLLGQLKPRLALPFLLMGLLNNAIPFSLLFLGQTEIGAGLASILNATTPIFTVIAAGLLTGQESLPLNKIAGVLLGVAGVAIMLSSSLSGVANDPVWAQLSCLGAAVSYACAATYARRFKGVRPQVSATGQLLGSSLIMLPVALYFGTGWSIADTSMTAWGNVAALGILATALAYLIYFQLLADAGATNASLVTLIVPASALLFGWLLLGENLSVLQLAGFAVLLVGLVALDGRVFRRPKPATAGGERT
- a CDS encoding MFS transporter; translated protein: MTQTDQSSETPTQAGRLYPLLIAAACLLGANGLSMTMIAVRARVEGLPDTSIGLLGSLYFAGLISGVLLAPFLIARAGHIRVFAALASISAIAVLALAFAPAGWPWMLARFVSGAAFCGTAMVLESWLNSIASNTSRGRILSIYRIVDLGAVMGGQFILPVFGASGSDILMVLAVLFCFAVVPISLARGGNPPAPPARLVNPLMLWQVSPVAIVGIFTIGLTNGAFRMIGPIYAESIGLGLETVAAFIAIWVFAGAVFQYPAGWISDRVDRRFVLIAFTVGAGAACLFIARSVTQTELFIGVFLFGGFALPLYSLSAAHGNDHAKPGQFIDVAAGIMLAFGTGAMIGPFVASLLMGAFGPASFFVYTATLHLMLVLFIIVRMFSREAVPADQRRRFVWLLRTSPMMNRLARGEKSDENGSAPK